In the Rubrivivax gelatinosus IL144 genome, GTCCCAGGCGCGGTCGACGAAGTCGGCCAGCGGCAGGTGGCGGTCGGGTGCGTTCATGGGCGGCTCCTGCGTGAATCGGGCAATCCCGCCAGTGTAGGCCTGCGCCCCCGCGGGCCGAGGGGAAGCCGGGCTTCGCAGCGCCGGGGGCCGCCGCTATCCTGGGCCGATGACGACCGACTTCTTCCGCCTCGAGCTCGCCGACACCGGCGTCGCCCACCTGCAGCTCGCGCGCCCCGAGCGGCTGAACACGATGACGCCGGCCTTCTTCCCGGCGCTGCGCGAGGTCGTCGAGTCGCTCAACGCCGAGGGCCGCACGCGCGTGCTGGTGATCTCCTCGACCGGCAAGCACTTCAGCGCCGGCATGGCGCTGGACGTCTTCGCCAGCGACCTGTCGCTGCTGGACACCGGCAACGCGCGCCGGCGCCTGGCCTTCCAGGACTCGCTGCGCCAGCTGATGCGCTGTTTCGACGTGCTGGAATCGGCGCGTTTCCCGGTCATCGCCGCGGTTCAGGGCGGCTGCATCGGCGGCGCGCTCGACCTGGCGGCGGCCTGCGACCTGCGTGTCTGCTCTGCCGACGCCTTCTTCACCGTGCAGGAGATCCAGATCGGCATGGCCGCCGACCTGGGCGTGCTGCAGCGCCTGCCGAAGATCGTGCCGCCGGGCGTCGCCCGCCAGATGGCCTACACCGGCGAACGGCTGGGTGCCGAGCGCGCGCTGGCCATCGGCCTGGTCAACGCCGTGCTGCCCGACGCCGCGGCGACGCTGGACCACGCGCTGACGCTGGCCGCCGAGATCGCCACCAAGTCGCCGCTGGCCGTCGCCGGCAGCAAGCTGGCGCTGAACTACGCCATCGACCACCCGACGGCCGACGCGCTGGAGCAGATGGCGCTGCTGCAGAGCGCGATCTTCGACATCGGCGAGATGGCCAAGGCGATCCAGGCCTGGCAGACCAAGGCCGACGCCGGCTTCGACCCGCTGGCGCCCGTCCCGCGCGTCTAGCCTTCGATCTTGCGCTTCGCGCGCAGCGGCGCCAGCACCTCGTCGGTGTCCTGGCCCAGCGTCGGCGCGTTGCGGCGGTGGCCGCCCGGCGTGCGCGACAGCTTGGGCACGATGCCGGGCACCGTCAGCGTGCTGCCGTCGTCCAGCGTCACCGGCAGCAGCATCTCGCGCGCGGCGTAGTGCGGGTCGTGGGCGATGTCGGCGGCGGTGTAGATGCGCCCGCCGGGCACCGCGGCGGCGTCCAGCGCCGCCAGCACCTCGTCGACCGTGCGCGTGGCGGTCCAGGCGCCGATCGCGGCGTCGAGTTCGGCGACCCGCGCGACGCGGCCGGTGTTGTCGGCCAGTTCCGGGTCGGCGGCCAGGTCCTCGCGGCCGATGGTCTTCAT is a window encoding:
- a CDS encoding enoyl-CoA hydratase-related protein, whose amino-acid sequence is MTTDFFRLELADTGVAHLQLARPERLNTMTPAFFPALREVVESLNAEGRTRVLVISSTGKHFSAGMALDVFASDLSLLDTGNARRRLAFQDSLRQLMRCFDVLESARFPVIAAVQGGCIGGALDLAAACDLRVCSADAFFTVQEIQIGMAADLGVLQRLPKIVPPGVARQMAYTGERLGAERALAIGLVNAVLPDAAATLDHALTLAAEIATKSPLAVAGSKLALNYAIDHPTADALEQMALLQSAIFDIGEMAKAIQAWQTKADAGFDPLAPVPRV